One part of the Xiphophorus maculatus strain JP 163 A chromosome 1, X_maculatus-5.0-male, whole genome shotgun sequence genome encodes these proteins:
- the LOC102225789 gene encoding helicase ARIP4-like isoform X3, which translates to MLLLDESESFSDQSHSAPFRSENEAQGGDPAVWQCTPPPSTSPSAETPHHPPTSQSLSRPHSRPASQSHTPPSALTGTKKRSSKPAHMRRNIRKLLREHQLDAVTKVAQQEELERRQRLEDQRKQDFPVPLLPEYTTVSDLHVAFFMSPSSGDVTQHVTSSSASVSFQQKVKSTRQDGMCLDSSSTSISTDKCKTDTLTSAATAQTQKTEIIDLRTDDHDTVAQVSKEEEESEPSGAHANDTQNQPDAQGRVLVNLNHPEADEDIFLSPQLAQAVKPHQIGGIRFLYDNLVESLELFSNSSGFGCILAHSMGLGKTLQVISFIDVLFRHTQTHTVLAIVPVNTLQNWLSEFNTWVPPPEALPPDTDPALVAPRAFKVHILNDEHKNTASRAKVVEDWSRDGGVLLMGYEMYRLLSLKKSFVAGRKKRSKKTGAPDIINLDEEDRQQQLLKGVEKALSRPGPDVVICDEGHRIKNCHASTSQALKNIRTRRRVVLTGYPLQNNLIEYWCMVDFVRPDFLGTRQEFSNMFERPILNGQCVDSTPQDVQLMRYRSHVLHSLLEGFVQRRGHDVLRDQLPSKDEHVILVRLSPLQRALYTEFMNRFREAGNTGWLSLNPLKAFCVCCKIWNHPDVLYEALQKENLASEQDLDLDDITSTSQGRCPTAAPAPKSKSLDNPDPICGLSLNQLQEKANQVITYEWAKELMCDYKPGILENSAKMVLLFHLIEESVRKGDKILVFSQSLSTLTVIEDFLAKRPVPPSPYPTDKDRPNQNWVRNLNYYRLDGSTTASERERLINQFNDPTNTSAWVFLLSTRAGCLGVNLIGANRVVVFDASWNPCHDAQAVCRVYRYGQRKPCNIYRLVCDFTLEKKIYDRQISKQGMSDRVVDDLNPVLNFTRREVESLLHFVEEEPDPSQVRLLPGEIRESVLQRALHLYSHLITKQPFPHESLLIDRRELKLSSAEKKAAKKGYEEEKRASVPYTRPSYAHYYPASDQSLTNIPAFSQRNWRPPTRTEEKPVASVRPVQSASAPMMPRHVAAGSAPDRGSSSSSLGGFPVNCLQKAGVFVQKIVTTTDIVIPGTNNSTDVQARINSGESIHVIRGTKGTYIRTSDGRIFAIRAANKAKTVDESVAAPPKDLKAPTQEVSSGGSNGCISPDRKPKVPSKAVPRPLSPDSPEIISELQRYAAGSGSDATDGEAESGTNALPSNKLLQKNCGSTYSGEASSHHDASVTNVTQPNKDTCIPQDLRIGSKRKAPSPLIEERAGKQPYAGKHSSSSPGFPFSGGYGLPPMGLNSAMLGGSVGHPLFMGSSSHYFQPPNSQLGDPTYMYRDMFGLSGVSAAPSSSSQSSSTTVTTSASSCPSTSVSTAGSLTGALPPYMLGPSMAGMLPPGFPLSYSPSLAGLYSGPMLPGPAATPGPAGASFLSQYPQTAASGSSSSSPSSFSPSARSESHRVPVLVNGGEVSGGSSSDDDDDVIEMMGQ; encoded by the exons ACCAGTCCCACAGCGCCCCCTTCAGGTCGGAGAATGAGGCTCAGGGTGGCGATCCGGCTGTGTGGCAGTGCACCCCTCCCCCATCTACCTCGCCTTCGGCGGAGACGCCGCACCACCCACCCACCTCGCAGTCCTTGTCCAGACCCCACTCTAGGCCGGCAAGCCAAAGCCACACCCCTCCCTCCGCCCTGACGGGAACCAAGAAGAGGAGCTCCAAGCCGGCCCACATGAGACGAAACATCAG GAAATTGTTGAGGGAACATCAGTTAGATGCAGTGACCAAAGTCGCCCAGCAGGAGGAGCTAGAGCGAAGGCAACGTCTGGAAGATCAAAGGAAGCAGGATTTTCCCGTACCGCTACTGCCTGAATACACAACCG TTTCTGACTTACATGTTGCATTCTTCATGTCCCCGTCCTCAGGCGATGTTACTCAGCATGTGACCTCATCGTCTGCATCAGTGTCATTCCAGCAAAAAGTAAAGTCCACCAGACAGGATGGGATGTGCCTGGACTCCAGCAGCACCAGTATCAGCACAGATAAATGCAAGACTGACACACTCACCTCTGCAGCAACAGcgcaaacacaaaaaacag AAATAATAGATTTGAGGACAGATGACCATGACACTGTTGCTCAAGTCtccaaagaggaagaggagagtgAGCCTAGTGGTGCACATGCCAACGATACCCAGAACCAACCAGACGCCCAAGGCAGGGTGCTCGTCAACCTCAACCATCCAGAGGCAGATGAGGACATTTTCCTGTCACCACAGCTGGCGCAAGCAGTCAAACCTCACCAG ATCGGTGGAATCCGTTTCCTGTACGACAACTTGGTGGAGTCCCTGGAGCTCTTCAGCAACAGCAGCGGCTTCGGCTGCATCCTGGCTCACAGCATGGGCTTAGGCAAAACGCTTCAGGTCATCTCCTTCATCGACGTCTTGTTCAGGCACACTCAAACTCACACTGTGCTCGCCATCGTACCG GTGAATACACTGCAGAACTGGCTGTCAGAGTTCAACACATGGGTCCCTCCTCCTGAAGCATTACCTCCAGACACTGATCCTGCATTGGTTGCACCGCGTGCATTTAAAGTTCACATCCTCAACGATGAACACAA AAACACAGCATCTAGGGCCAAGGTGGTGGAGGACTGGTCTCGGGATGGTGGTGTCCTGCTGATGGGTTACGAAATGTACCGTCTCCTGTCTTTGAAGAAGAGCTTTGTGGCTGGGCGGAAGAAGAGGAGCAAAAAGACCGGAGCACCTGATATCATAAACCTGGATGAAGAAGACAGACAGCAGCAACTTCTAAAAG GTGTTGAGAAAGCTCTTTCCCGACCCGGTCCAGATGTGGTGATCTGTGATGAAGGACATCGCATTAAGAACTGCCACGCCAGCACGTCTCAGGCCCTAAAGAACATACGAACCCGGCGGCGTGTAGTATTGACCGGCTACCCGCTCCAGAACAATCTCATCGAGTACTGGTGCATGGTCGACTTTGTCCGTCCCGACTTTCTAG gAACAAGACAGGAGTTCAGTAACATGTTTGAGCGACCCATCCTTAATGGACAGTGTGTGGACAGCACGCCCCAGGATGTCCAGCTGATGAGGTACAGGAGCCACGTCCTCCACAGCCTGCTGGAAGGCTTTGTGCAGAG ACGAGGCCATGATGTCTTGAGGGATCAACTTCCCTCTAAGGACGAGCATGTGATCCTGGTGCGTCTGTCTCCCCTGCAGAGGGCACTCTACACTGAGTTCATGAACCGCTTCAGAGAGGCAGGGAACACCGGCTGGCTCAGCCTCAACCCCCTGAAAGCCTTTTGTGTCTGCTGCAAG ATTTGGAATCATCCAGACGTGCTGTACGAAGCtttgcagaaagaaaacctGGCAAGTGAGCAGGATTTGGACCTTGACGACATCACATCCACTTCACAGGGCAGATGTCCGACGGCAGCACCGGCTCCAAAGTCAAAGAGTTTGGACAACCCAGATCCAATCTGTGGACTGAGTCTGAACCAGCTGCAGGAAAAAGCCAATCAGGTCATCACATATGAGTGG GCGAAAGAACTGATGTGTGACTACAAGCCTGGCATCCTGGAGAACTCGGCAAAGATGGTGCTTCTGTTCCACCTGATAGAGGAAAGTGTCAGGAAGGGAGACAAAATCCTTGTGTTCAG TCAAAGTTTGTCCACACTTACTGTGATCGAGGATTTCTTGGCCAAGAGACCAGTGCCTCCTTCACCATATCCAACCGACAAAGACCGACCCAACCAGAACTGGGTCCGCAATCTCAACTACTACA GACTGGATGGAAGCACAACAGCTTCAGAGAGAGAAAGGCTGATAAATCAGTTCAATGATCCGACCAATACCTCAGCCTGGGTTTTCCTACTTTCAACCAG GGCTGGTTGTCTGGGTGTGAACCTGATTGGAGCGAACCGAGTGGTAGTGTTTGACGCCTCCTGGAACCCCTGCCATGATGCCCAGGCTGTGTGTCGTGTGTACCGCTACGGACAGAGAAAACCGTGTAACATCTACCGCCTGGTGTGCGACTTCactctggagaaaaaaatttatGATCGTCAAATCTCCAAGCAGGGAATGTCTG ACCGTGTTGTGGACGACCTGAACCCTGTGCTGAATTTCACCAGGAGGGAAGTCGAGTCCCTTCTTCACTTTGTGGAGGAGGAACCGGATCCATCCCAGGTCCGGCTGCTGCCTGGAGAAATCAGGGAGAGCGTTCTGCAGAGAGCTTTGCATCTCTACTCCCACCTAATCACCAAG CAACCCTTCCCCCATGAGTCCCTCCTGATAGACCGCAGGGAGCTAAAACTGAGCAGCGCTGAGAAGAAAGCCGCCAAGAAGGGCTatgaggaggagaagagggCGTCTGTGCCGTACACACGCCCGTCCTACGCTCACTATTACCCTGCCAGTGATCAGAGCCTCACCAACATCCCTGCTTTCAGCCAGAGGAACTG GCGCCCTCCCACTCGCACAGAGGAGAAACCAGTGGCAAGCGTCCGGCCAGTTCAGTCTGCATCAGCTCCCATGATGCCCCGCCATGTGGCTGCGGGTTCAGCCCCAGACCGCGGCTCCTCTTCATCCAGCCTTGGAGGCTTCCCTGTCAACTGCCTGCAAAAAGCTGGGGTGTTTGTGCAAAAGATCGTCACCACTACTG ACATAGTGATTCCAGGCACCAACAACTCAACAGACGTTCAGGCGAGGATTAACTCCGGAGAAAGCATTCATGTTATCAGGGGCACAAAAG GGACATATATCAGGACATCTGATGGCCGAATCTTTGCCATTAGAGCAGCTAACAAGGCTAAGACTGTGGATGAGAGTGTCGCAGCTCCTCCCAAAG ACTTGAAGGCTCCAACTCAGGAAGTTTCCTCCGGTGGCAGCAATGGTTGCATATCCCCTGACAGGAAACCGAAGGTACCCTCCAAAGCTGTGCCCCGCCCTCTTTCCCCCGACAGCCCAGAGATCATCAGCGAGCTGCAGCGCTACGCGGCCGGCTCGGGGTCTGACGCCACAGACGGAGAAGCTGAGAGCGGCACGAACGCCCTGCCTTCTAacaagctgctgcagaaaaattGTGGCAGCACTTACTCTGGGGAAGCCTCGAGCCACCATGATGCCTCAGTTACTAATGTAACCCAGCCGAACAAGGACACCTGCATTCCCCAGGATTTGAGAATAGGCAGCAAGCGTAAAGCCCCAAGCCCATTGATAGAGGAGCGAGCCGGCAAGCAGCCGTACGCAGGAAAACACTCCTCATCTTCGCCAGGGTTCCCATTCTCTGGGGGCTACGGCCTTCCCCCGATGGGTCTCAACTCGGCCATGTTGGGCGGTTCAGTGGGGCATCCCCTCTTCATGGGGTCGAGCTCACACTACTTCCAGCCACCCAACAGCCAGCTGGGCGACCCCACTTACATGTACCGAGACATGTTTGGCTTGAGTGGAGTCAGCGCCGCCCCTTCTTCCTCATCTCAGTCTTCGTCGACCACAGTCACGACTTCTGCCTCGTCATGTCCCTCTACGTCAGTCAGCACCGCCGGTTCTCTGACGGGAGCCCTCCCGCCGTACATGTTGGGCCCCAGCATGGCTGGGATGCTCCCGCCAGGCTTCCCTCTGTCATACAGTCCATCTCTAGCCGGCCTGTACTCTGGGCCGATGCTGCCAGGTCCAGCTGCCACCCCAGGTCCAGCCGGAGCCAGTTTCCTGTCTCAGTACCCCCAAACTGCAGCCTctggctcctcctcctcctccccttcctCGTTTTCCCCTTCAGCGCGCTCAGAAAGCCACCGCGTCCCGGTTCTGGTGAACGGCGGGGAGGTCAGTGGCGGCAGCAgctctgatgatgatgatgacgtcATCGAGATGATGGGACAGTAA